In the Mycosarcoma maydis chromosome 6, whole genome shotgun sequence genome, one interval contains:
- a CDS encoding uncharacterized protein (related to MAM3 - protein required for normal mitochondrial morphology) has translation MEYPTNDGTDFDDCRALNPQYNSSTWSACSNNRRQSSRRTTSTLSAALSAIRLGSSLNVPFLLLGSFAFFLAFCASSAQARVLPAALDQSQPLGDSRASFQAYSDIAHHDRFIALARRGSVPNASPSHFDSTSPASASSHDILQWIRDELHETDSESSQAFLNQLYQRLSVQQRSVADVVPSHVAPTSSRFRFWKRATSGGSESQCHETELSEAQKAVYGILIPILVVLSGLFAGLTLGYMSLDETQLQVLALQGTPKQKQYAEKIMPIRKDGHLLLTTLLIANMITNETLPIIADPLLGGGVQAVIVSIVLVVIFAELIPQSVCSRYGLAIGAKLAPLTRVVIILLWPIAFPVSRVLHWTLGPHHGIVYRRSELKELVNMHAATAGRGDLNNDTVTIVGGALDLQEKVVKQAMTPIDQVFMISIESKLGYETLQQIVSSGHSRIPVYQEIEIPVNRARGGSGTLTPNRGSGLLNALSRKASNTQTKASSDDQRTLDGSVTTDKELLPVNAESQVTTVSASVATNEKSGTTTIKRKKIIGALLVKQCVLLDPEDETPVRDMVINALPTVPADEPLLNLLNVFQEGRSHLAIVSSRTRRSSPGSFVDLGNENDPRKTQAVTRSGTAARVEDLGDIDEEKQLDDSTIKKSGFWSRHLRRHHRHATKTSSQDLPPEALGEDVDAGAVATEMAQRDVPIGIITLEDVLEELIGEEILDEYDSEVEQNFAQISPPPSPGHKEMMDKKVEAPKDADEVQLPSSILKLPTSPKITLPRFKLGRSASQKDTDIGDLAPTKSLSVPPTPVLESSGAELPSIKETQPKSGNAGVHFPFEVAESRCRTDGALSRPGSRPVSPGPGAVLASTDEQPTHAVPRANKPVVIRHQAPDGTIATAIVAESLLRGRTNALNTERSASGDASRSNTPSGTRVSRFKSTPLPVSVPSTPVTAAPPRGRPFGKSEIGSTFAEGETATAPVASPEELDSDERYKQLGNGDTDETDTL, from the coding sequence ATGGAGTATCCTACCAACGATGGTACCGACTTTGATGATTGTAGAGCCTTAAACCCCCAAtacaacagcagcacctggTCCGCCTGCTCAAACAACCGCCGCCAGTCCTCTCGCCGTACCACATCCACCTTATCTGCTGCGCTCTCTGCAATCCGACTTGGATCGTCGCTCAACGTCCctttcctcctcctcggcagcTTCGCCTTCTTTTTGGCCTTTTGTGCCTCGTCTGCCCAGGCTCGCGTCCTcccagctgctctcgatcAATCCCAACCCCTTGGTGACTCTCGTGCCTCGTTCCAGGCTTACTCTGACATAGCACACCATGATCGATTCATAGCCCTCGCTCGCCGCGGCAGCGTCCCCAACGCTTCGCCTTCGCATTTTGACTCCACCTCACCTGCTTCCGCATCCAGTCACGACATTCTACAGTGGATTCGTGACGAGCTCCATGAAACTGATAGCGAAAGCTCCCAGGCATTCCTGAATCAGCTATACCAGCGCCTCTCCGTTCAGCAGCGCTCTGTTGCCGACGTCGTCCCTTCGCATGTGGCTCCTACGTCCTCGCGCTTCCGCTTCTGGAAGCGTGCAACCTCGGGAGGCAGTGAGTCTCAATGTCATGAGACCGAGCTTTCCGAGGCCCAAAAGGCAGTTTATGGCATTCTGATTCCCATCCTCGTCGTACTATCTGGTCTGTTTGCCGGTCTCACTCTTGGTTACATGTCGCTCGACGAAACCCAATTACAGGTGCTTGCCCTTCAGGGAACGCccaagcagaagcaatATGCCGAGAAGATCATGCCTATCCGTAAGGACGGCCATCTCTTGCTCACTACCCTGCTGATCGCCAATATGATCACCAACGAGACGCTGCCCATCATCGCTGACCCTCTacttggtggtggtgtcCAGGCCGTTATCGTCAGTAttgtgctcgtcgtcatcttcgcCGAACTTATCCCACAGTCTGTCTGCTCTCGATACGGTCTTGCCATTGGTGCCAAGCTGGCCCCGCTCACGcgcgtcgtcatcatcctcctctGGCCCATCGCCTTCCCCGTATCCCGCGTACTCCACTGGACCCTTGGCCCGCACCATGGTATCGTCTACAGGCGAtccgagctcaaggagctcgTCAATATGCATGCTGCTACTGCCGGCCGCGGCGATCTTAACAACGACACCGTCACCATTGTTGGCGGTGCACTCGATCTCCAGGAGAAGGtggtcaagcaagccaTGACGCCCATCGATCAGGTCTTCATgatctcgatcgagtccaagcttggctacgagacgctgcagcagatTGTCAGCTCCGGCCACTCGCGCATTCCCGTCTACCAAGAGATCGAGATCCCCGTCAACCGTGCCCGTGGAGGCAGCGGCACCTTGACGCCCAACCGAGGCAGCGGCCTTCTAAATGCACTGAGCCGCAAAGccagcaacacgcaaaCAAAGGCCTCGTCAGACGACCAGCGCACACTTGATGGCAGTGTCACAACTGACAAAGAGTTGCTTCCCGTCAACGCCGAATCTCAGGTTACCACCGTCTCAGCTTCCGTGGCCACGAACGAGAAGTCTGGTACCACGACGATCAAGCGCAAAAAGATCATCGGTGCACTTCTGGTCAAGCAATGTGTGTTGCTCGATCCCGAAGATGAGACGCCTGTACGCGACATGGTCATCAACGCGCTGCCCACTGTCCCTGCCGATGAGCCGCTGCTCAATCTCCTCAACGTTTTCCAAGAGGGtcgctcgcatctcgcCATTGTCTCTTCGCGCACTCGGCGTTCGTCGCCTGGTTCCTTTGTCGACCTGGGCAACGAGAATGATCCTCGCAAGACCCAGGCTGTGACCCGATCTGGCACCGCCGCCCGCGTCGAGGATCTCGGCGACATTGATGAggagaagcagctcgacgattCTACCATCAAAAAGTCGGGCTTTTGGTCGCGCCACTTGCGCCGACACCACCGCCATGCGACCAAGACCAGCTCACAAGACTTGCCCCCCGAGGCGCTAGGAGAGGATGTCGACGCAGGCGCTGTAGCCACCGAGATGGCACAGCGCGACGTACCCATCGGTATCATCACACTCGAAGATgtgctcgaagagctcaTCGGCGAGGAGATCCTCGACGAGTACGATtccgaggtggagcagaACTTTGCCCAGATCAGTCCTCCTCCCAGTCCTGGTCACAAGGAAATGATGGACAAGAAGGTCGAGGCGCCCAAAGACGCGGACGAGGTGCAGTTGCCCAGCTCCATTCTCAAGCTGCCCACCAGTCCCAAGATTACGTTGCCTCGATTCAAGCTTGGTCGTAGTGCCAGCCAGAAGGACACCGACATCGGTGACCTTGCTCCGACCAAAAGCTTGTCAGTACCGCCCACGCCTGTCCTGGAAAGCAGCGGTGCTGAACTGCCTTCGATCAAAGAAACGCAGCCCAAGAGCGGCAACGCCGGCGTCCATTTTCCCTTTGAGGTAGCTGAGTCGCGCTGCCGCACGGACGGCGCCCTTTCGCGTCCAGGCTCACGGCCTGTCTCACCAGGTCCCGGCGCTGTGCTGGCCAGCACGGATGAACAGCCTACGCACGCTGTTCCGCGCGCCAACAAGCCAGTCGTGATCCGTCACCAGGCTCCCGATGGAACCATCGCCACCGCTATTGTCGCCGAGTCGTTGTTGCGCGGCCGCACTAACGCGCTCAACACGgagcgcagcgcaagcgGAGACGCCAGCCGAAGCAACACGCCATCTGGAACACGCGTGAGTCGATTCAAGAGCACTCCGTTGCCTGTCAGTGTTCCGAGCACGCCTGTCACTGCCGCTCCTCCCAGGGGCAGACCGTTTGGCAAATCCGAGATCGGCTCTACCTTCGCTGAAGGAGAGACTGCGACGGCGCCCGTTGCCAGTCcggaagagctcgactcAGATGAGAGGTACAAGCAGCTCGGAAACGGTGACACTGACGAGACTGATACGCTCTGA
- a CDS encoding uncharacterized protein (related to ATM1 - Mitochondrial inner membrane ABC transporter involved in the maturation of cytosolic iron-sulfur (Fe/S) cluster-containing proteins), whose amino-acid sequence MADSSPAWLLTTPKHADFDQALTVLRILQPAAILVIALASVLLQPTKALLCRILYPRRSDYDQLRAEAEREEGHDRDVPPQPTPVIVPVRSRRRLLTQSTQLGLAATFFASGVLIILRAVLPPQEWQPDLPLWRAVDVQALGGLLAWGSVVIAALWEEKQRGRGTYGRGKSAWSVIIGAFADICLVVLYMIPKERRDLPSTSTWTIAQLGLVIFRLILLYPILILALSWDRVRFVRAADLANQAAAADHPSSSQSRSAHDESTSLLQAPANSSTPSYGATGTNGNAKQKSAANSGTQTPNRDPNASMGLTVAAQPPPPTFRVFLYRIRFLFPYLWPSKSVRLQLTALVCVALLLGARVVNLFTPLALGKLVDDLSTGSSPWLDVVLYAGLKMLQGQGSLLTVLQNTLWVPVEQYSDRMMSMMAFEHLLNLSMSFHTKKKTGEVLRILDRGSAINNFFQYLLFSLLPVFIDIFVAMIYMTRTFSPAIGVALFFVMVAYTWTSIQLTTWRTGLRRAMNNKDTICRAISADVLMNWETVKCLSAEAYEAGRFRSALEDYQKAEFKVIGSLNMLNMVQNLILGFGTLFTIMLAAESVVRGETTSSQFVVFVTYLQQVYQPLSMLGTLYRVVQQNLVDTDKLMTLLEEKTEVQDVPGAKDLVVTDGVIEFQDVRFSYDGKVEALKGLSFKIDRHSSVALVGESGAGKSSVLRLLYRFYDIQSGRILIDGQDIRNVTQSSLRRAIGIVPQEPSLFNNDIRTNILYGDTKASDEAVEAAALAAQIHDRILSFPEGYGTVVGERGVRLSGGEKQRVAIARTILKNPPILLLDEATSALDSQTERQLQSALNNLMQGRSSLTIAHRLSTIINCDTIIVMDAGRVVEAGSHADLIAQGGLYSKMWEQQIKTQKEQEAAAAAQEASREAIEDTETSTDVISREASKQEAELQPGMLGIVPPAVTGEPGDPLKEAGDAGLAKFSSQPEASASDASDASASNGLPTAESKQAAETSGSGSSSPLLRGDSPSGSDPANSGTLSKDDKKRQQNRKKNAKRREKEKNRKSSG is encoded by the coding sequence ATGGCGGATTCTTCTCCAGCCTGGCTCCTGACGACGCCAAAACATGCCGACTTTGACCAGGCACTCACCGTTCTCCGCATCCTTCAGCCCGCCGCTATCCTTGTTATCGCTCTGGCATCGGTCTTACTACAGCCAACGAAGGCGCTGCTCTGCCGCATCCTGTATCCACGCCGCTCCGACTATGACCAGTTGCGGGCAGAGGCTGAACGCGAAGAGGGCCATGATCGGGATGTGCCACCTCAACCAACCCCTGTCATCGTGCCTGTTCGATCTCGCCGCCGTCTATTGACACAGTCAACACAGCTTGGCTTAGCCGCCACCTTTTTTGCATCGGGTGTGCTCATCATCCTGCGCGCTGTATTGCCTCCTCAAGAATGGCAGCCTGATCTTCCTTTGTGGAGAGCCGTCGATGTACAGGCGCTTGGTGGACTGCTCGCTTGGGGCTCCGTGGTCATCGCTGCATTGTGGGAGGAAAAGCAACGAGGTAGGGGAACCTACGGCAGAGGTAAGTCGGCATGGTCCGTGATTATCGGCGCGTTCGCCGACATCTGTCTTGTCGTCCTCTACATGATCCCGAAAGAGCGCCGCGACCTGCCATCCACCAGTACATGGACCATTGCACAACTCGGCCTCGTCATTTTCCGTCTCATCCTTCTCTACCCCATCCTTATCCTTGCTTTGTCCTGGGACCGTGTCCGCTTTGTACGAGCTGCCGACCTTGCCAATCAAGCAGCGGCTGCCGATCATCCATCCTCGTCTCAATCACGCTCGGCTCACGACGAATCAACCAGCCTTCTTCAAGCGCCTGCCAACTCTAGCACTCCTTCATATGGTGCAACTGGAACTAATGGCAACGCAAAGCAAAAGTCGGCGGCTAATTCAGGCACGCAGACTCCCAACCGAGATCCAAATGCCTCGATGGGCCTCAccgttgctgctcaaccGCCTCCACCGACGTTCAGGGTCTTCCTCTACCGCATCCGCTTTCTCTTCCCCTACCTTTGGCCTTCCAAGTCCGTTCGACTCCAGCTCACTGCATTGGTCTGTGTCGCCCTGCTCCTGGGAGCACGTGTCGTCAACTTGTTTACTCCGCTCGCTCTCGGtaagctcgtcgatgaccTCTCAACAGGCTCTTCGCCTTGGCTCGATGTCGTCCTTTATGCTGGCCTCAAGATGCTGCAGGGTCAAGGAAGTTTGCTCACTGTGCTTCAGAACACCTTGTGGGTCCCCGTCGAGCAGTACTCGGACCGCATGATGAGTATGATGGCGTTTGAGCATCTACTCAACCTCAGCATGTCGTTCCACACCAAGAAAAAGACCGGCGAGGTGCTCAGAATCCTTGATCGTGGCAGCGCCATCAACAACTTTTTCCAGTATCTCCTCTTCAGCTTGCTACCCGTCTTTATCGACATCTTTGTTGCCATGATCTACATGACACGCACCTTTAGCCCTGCCATCGGTGTCgcgctcttcttcgtcatgGTCGCCTATACTTGGACCAGCATTCAGCTCACCACATGGCGTACCGGCCTTCGTCGCGCTATGAACAACAAGGACACCATCTGCAGGGCCATCTCTGCTGACGTGCTCATGAATTGGGAGACGGTCAAATGTCTTTCTGCCGAAGCCTATGAAGCCGGGCGCTTCCGCAGTGCCCTCGAAGACTACCAGAAGGCCGAGTTCAAGGTGATCGGCAGTCTCAACATGCTCAACATGGTGCAAAACCTCATTCTCGGTTTTGGAACCCTTTTCACCATCATGCTTGCGGCTGAAAGCGTTGTTCGTGGCGAGACGACTAGCTCTCAGTTTGTCGTGTTTGTCACCTATCTGCAACAGGTATACCAGCCTCTCTCGATGCTTGGCACTCTCTACCGCGTGGTGCAGCAGaatctcgtcgacacgGATAAGCTCatgacgctgctcgaggagaAGACCGAAGTGCAAGATGTGCCCGGCGCCAAAGACCTTGTTGTCACGGATGGTGTCATTGAATTCCAGGATGTACGTTTCTCGTACGATGGCAAggtcgaggcgctcaaAGGCTTGAGTTTCAAAATCGACCGTCACTCGAGTGTAGCTTTGGTCGGAGAATCAGGTGCCGGCAAGTCATCCGTTCTGCGCTTGCTATACCGCTTTTATGACATCCAGTCGGgacgcatcctcatcgatGGGCAAGACATTCGCAACGTGACACAGAGCTCGCTTCGACGCGCCATCGGCATCGTGCCCCAAGAACCTTCGCTGTTCAACAACGACATTCGCACCAACATTCTGTACGGTGACACCAAAGCGTCGGACGAGGCCGTTGAAGCCGCCGCTCTTGCGGCTCAGATCCACGACCGTATCCTGAGCTTCCCCGAAGGTTACGGCACTGTGGTAGGCGAGCGCGGTGTGCGTCTGTCTGGAGGCGAAAAGCAGCGCGTCGCCATTGCACGAACCATCCTCAAGAACCCTCCAATTTTGCTGTTGGATGAAGCGACTTCGGCGCTCGACAGTCAAACGGAGCGTCAATTGCAGTCTGCGCTCAACAATCTCATGCAAGgccgatcgagcttgaccatTGCGCACCGCCTGtccaccatcatcaactGTGATACTATCATTGTTATGGATGCCGGTCGTGTGGTGGAAGCGGGCTCGCATGCTGATCTGATCGCCCAGGGAGGCCTGTACAGCAAGATGTGGGAGCAGCAGATCAAGACGCAAAAGGAGCAGGAggcggctgcagctgcgcaggAGGCATCTCGTGAGGCGATTGAGGACACGGAAACGAGCACAGATGTTATCAGCAGAgaggcgagcaagcaggaggccgagctgcagccgGGTATGCTCGGCATTGTTCCACCAGCGGTCACTGGCGAGCCAGGAGACCCGCTCAAGGAGGCTGGCGACGCTGGTCTAGCCAAGTTCTCCTCACAGCCGGAGGCCTCTGCCAGCGATGCCAGCGATGCCAGCGCTAGCAACGGTCTTCCCACCGCAGAATCGAAGCAAGCTGCCGAGACGAGTGGAAGCGGGTCAAGCTCTCCGTTGCTGCGAGGCGACTCGCCTTCTGGCTCCGATCCTGCCAACAGCGGCACTTTGAGCAAGGACGATAAAAAGAGGCAACAGAACCGCAAGAAGAATGCAAAGCGGCG
- a CDS encoding D-arabinose 1-dehydrogenase (NAD(P)(+)) ARA2 (related to ARA2 - NAD-dependent arabinose dehydrogenase), with product MPVYPSVEPSNSDFPQQPELDSLVQDELQGGLAPWRTCAINAPANLAGGRGNLASDASPLVFGGGVFGQDMYNTSETLASDLPIRTVRLALRYGFNAFDTSPYYFPSEFTLGNILRRLQPEFPRESYFIITKCGRYGPEKEHFNYTATKIDESVRASCRRLGTEYVDVALTHDAEFVCEKVGRSHDQGWESGVVSGLVAPKEVGLDSKEQVLASLGLAATLKDASKVHGQGDEQFLEAIRTLFKLKDEGVVRSVGISGYPLPVLLRLSRLVATTAPFRPLDVVLSYSNHCLHSDVLMGWKDLFAADPRGKDGEDSLKELHWKAPLLMNGSPFSMGLLTDGTPPPWHPASNALKAATKEASQTLISQGSSLTLTSLAYGFRGSELPHPSGNGPQLRTLVGLSHPDHVHSAVEAYRVLSAGAAEAGTALYPGKQEDKDANLAKYKKQTQNEKVIRELFAQRGVREWSWASGL from the coding sequence ATGCCGGTTTATCCTTCGGTCGAGCCAAGCAATTCCGACTTTCCACAGCAGCCTGAACTTGATTCTCTGGTGCAAGATGAACTGCAAGGCGGTCTTGCACCGTGGCGTACATGTGCGATTAATGCACCCGCTAACCTCGCTGGTGGTAGAGGCAATCTAGCGTCCGATGCGTCCCCACTTGTCTTTGGAGGCGGCGTGTTCGGTCAGGATATGTACAACACCTCTGAAACGTTAGCCTCGGACCTTCCCATTCGAACCGTTCGCCTAGCCCTCCGTTACGGATTCAACGCGTTCGACACATCTCCATACTACTTTCCGTCTGAATTTACGCTGGGCAACATCTTGCGCCGTCTACAGCCCGAGTTTCCTCGCGAATCGTACTTCATCATCACAAAGTGCGGAAGGTACGGCCCCGAGAAGGAGCACTTCAACTACACCGcgaccaagatcgacgagagTGTCAGGGCAAGTTGTAGAAGATTGGGCACCGAGTATGTGGATGTAGCACTTACGCACGATGCCGAGTTTGTATGTGAGAAGGTGGGAAGGAGTCACGATCAAGGGTGGGAGAGTGGAGTCGTTTCTGGACTCGTGGCTCCAAAAGAGGTGGGTTTGGATTCGAAAGAACAAGTGCTTGCATCTTTGGGTCTAGCAGCGACTCTCAAAGATGCAAGCAAGGTGCACGGACAGGGCGACGAACAATTCTTGGAAGCGATCAGAACATTGTTCAAGTTGAAAGACGAGGGTGTAGTTCGAAGCGTTGGTATCTCTGGCTACCCTTTGCCCGTTCTGTTGCGACTATCAAGACTGGTAGCTACCACAGCGCCTTTTCGTCCGCTCGACGTGGTGTTGAGCTACTCTAACCACTGTCTGCACTCGGACGTGCTGATGGGCTGGAAAGACCTCTTTGCTGCCGATCCTCGTGGAAAGGACGGCGAGGACTCGCTCAAAGAGCTGCACTGGAAAGCACCACTTCTGATGAACGGCTCGCCCTTCTCAATGGGACTTTTGACCGACGGCACACCGCCACCATGGCATCCGGCAAGCAACGCCCTCAAAGCCGCCACCAAGGAAGCTAGCCAAACACTCATTTCTCAAGGTAGCTCGCTCACcctcacctcgctcgcgTACGGCTTCCGCGGATCCGAACTCCCGCATCCCAGCGGCAACGGTCCACAGCTGAGAACATTGGTGGGTCTGAGCCACCCAGATCATGTGCACAGCGCTGTCGAGGCGTACCGCGTATTGTCGGCCGgagctgctgaagctggTACAGCGCTCTATCCCGGAAAACaggaggacaaggatgCGAATTTGGCAAAGTacaagaagcagacgcagaACGAGAAGGTGATTCGCGAGCTGTTTGCGCAACGTGGGGTGCGCGAGTGGAGTTGGGCTAGCGGTCTTTGA
- a CDS encoding putative 26S proteasome non-atpase regulatory subunit Rpn6 codes for MTVAQTVAQADEAIKAGNNQEGERILKSILTNQSTSTDDAQLKEQEAALLRLGGLYRDTQNAEALAETVRSSRTFMSSIAKAKTAKLVRTLIDYFEGIPGSQQTQIQATKENAEWAKSERRIFLKQNLETKLIGLYFDSKNYREALPLIDTLLRELKKLDDKMILTEVHLLESKVNHAISNLPKAKAALTSARTAANSIYCPPTLQAQLDMQAGVLHAEDKDYTTAYSYFFETLEGFALQEDARAPLALKYMLLCKIMLNLSDDVNSIISGKHATKYAGRDVDAMKAVAKAHEDRSLEGFEQALRTYKEELSNDPIVKNHLSALYDTLLEQNLLRVIEPYSRVEIAHIAKEVRQPVREVEVKLSQMILDKVFHGILDQGAGCLVVYDQPVEDKTYQVTLDTLKHVGNVIDSLYKKANKLS; via the coding sequence ATGACGGTAGCGCAGACAGTAGCACAGGCTGACGAGGCCATCAAGGCAGGGAACAACCAGGAGGGTGAGCGAATCCTCAAATCAATCCTTACGAATCAGTCGACTTCTACTGACGATgcgcagctcaaggagcAAGAAGCCGCGCTCCTACGTCTGGGAGGTCTCTACCGCGATACCCAAAACGCCGAAGCGCTCGCAGAGACCGTGCGTTCCTCACGCACATTTATGAGCTCTAtcgccaaggccaagactGCCAAGCTGGTGCGCACGCTCATCGACTACTTTGAAGGTATCCCCGGTAGCCAGCAAACGCAAATTCAGGCGACCAAGGAGAACGCCGAGTGGGCCAAGTCGGAAAGGCGTATCTTCCTCAAGCAGAATCTCGAGACCAAACTTATCGGACTCTACTTTGATAGCAAGAACTACCGCGAGGCGCTGCCATTGATCGATACGCTGTTGCGCGAGCTCAaaaagctcgacgacaagatGATCCTCACCGAAGTTCACCTGCTCGAATCCAAGGTCAATCATGCCATCTCGAACCTTCccaaagccaaagcggCATTGACGTCAGCGAGGACGGCGGCTAACTCGATCTACTGTCCACCTACGCTACAGGCCCAACTCGACATGCAAGCCGGTGTATTGCACGCGGAAGACAAGGACTACACCACCGCGTATTCGTACTTTTTCGAAACGCTCGAGGGGTTTGCATTGCAGGAGGATGCAAGAGCACCGCTGGCGTTGAAGTACATGTTGCTGTGCAAGATCATGCTCAACCTGTCAGACGACGtcaacagcatcatcaGTGGCAAACATGCAACCAAGTACGCGGGTAGGGACGTGGACGCCATGAAGGCCGTTGCCAAGGCGCACGAGGATCGAAGTCTAGAAGGCTTCGAACAGGCACTTCGTACGTACAAGGAGGAACTCTCCAACGACCCTATTGTCAAAAACCACCTATCGGCACTGTACGATACGCTGTTGGAGCAGAATCTGTTGAGGGTGATCGAGCCGTATTCCAGGGTCGAGATCGCTCACATTGCCAAGGAGGTGCGACAACCCGTGCGCGAGGTAGAGGTTAAATTGAGCCAAATGATCCTGGACAAGGTCTTCCACGGCATATTGGACCAGGGCGCAGGTTGTCTGGTCGTCTACGATCAGCCGGTGGAGGATAAGACGTATCAGGTGACACTGGATACGCTCAAACATGTAGGAAATGTGATCGACTCACTGTACAAGAAAGCCAACAAGCTATCGTAG
- a CDS encoding putative ADP-ribosylation factor, with amino-acid sequence MGLTFSSMLSKLAFWNKNEEVRILMLGLDSAGKTTILYRLQIGEVVSTIPTIGFNVETVTFKNIKFQVWDLGGQTSIRPYWRCYYANTTAIIYVIDASDIERLGTAKAELLAMLSEEELKDSKLLVFANKQDLPGALDEGQVSEKLGLSELKDRQWSIHKCCATKGEGLEEGLDWLVNTLQSK; translated from the exons ATGGGTCTCACATTCTCGTCAATGTTGTCCAAGCTGGCATTCTGGAACAAAAATGAGGAGGTCAGGATACTCATGCTCGGGCTCGACAGTGCTGGTAagacgacgatcttgtATCGGCTGCAAATTGGCGAGGTGGTCTCTACGATCCCAACGATCGGATTCAATGTAGAAACGGTGACATTTAAGAACATCAAGTTTCAGGTCTGGGATCTTGGCGGACAAACATCAATTCG ACCGTACTGGAGGTGCTATTATGCCAACACAACAGCCATCATCTACGTGATCGACGCTTCGGACATAGAACGACTCGGCACAGCGAAAGCAGAGCTACTCGCTATGCTTTcagaggaagagctcaagGACTCAAAGCTTCTTGTTTTTGCCAACAAGCAGGATCTACCAGGCGCTTTGGACGAAGGGCAGGTCAGCGAGAAGCTCGGGCTGagcgagctcaaggatcGTCAATGGTCGATACACAAGTGTTGTGCCACCAAAGGCGAAGGTCTGGAAGAGGGTCTTGATTG GCTGGTCAACACATTGCAAAGCAAGTGA